The Agromyces atrinae genome window below encodes:
- a CDS encoding arsenate reductase/protein-tyrosine-phosphatase family protein, with translation MNTEHHEGVVARAARHAALGEPARLHIIDLLTLGDLSPTEIRVSLGAPANLVTHHLNVLESVGLVTRSASEGDKRRSYVHLAPGAFTDLVPGAVRTASRVVFACSANSARSQLAVALWQRQSTIPAASGGTRPAAQVAPGMIAAAARHEITLPGSVPTALADVLNDDDFVITVCDNAHEELGVRGDLHWSIPDPVRIGTDDAFDAAFTDLERRIAGLAPRLLAS, from the coding sequence ATGAACACTGAACATCATGAGGGTGTCGTAGCGCGGGCCGCGAGACACGCGGCGCTCGGCGAGCCCGCACGCCTGCACATCATCGACCTGCTCACGCTCGGCGACCTCTCGCCCACCGAGATCCGTGTATCCCTCGGGGCCCCGGCGAACCTCGTCACCCACCACCTCAACGTGCTGGAATCCGTCGGTCTGGTGACCCGTTCCGCATCGGAAGGCGACAAGCGTCGCAGCTACGTGCACCTCGCGCCGGGTGCCTTCACCGATCTGGTGCCGGGCGCCGTGCGCACCGCGAGCCGTGTCGTGTTCGCGTGCTCGGCGAACTCCGCGCGATCGCAGCTCGCGGTGGCGCTGTGGCAGCGGCAGAGCACCATTCCCGCGGCATCGGGTGGCACGCGCCCGGCGGCGCAGGTCGCACCCGGCATGATCGCCGCCGCCGCCCGACATGAGATCACCCTGCCCGGATCAGTCCCGACCGCGCTCGCCGATGTCCTGAACGACGATGACTTCGTGATCACGGTGTGCGACAACGCCCATGAAGAGCTGGGCGTGCGAGGCGATCTGCACTGGTCGATCCCCGATCCGGTGCGTATCGGCACGGATGACGCCTTCGACGCCGCATTCACCGACCTGGAGCGCCGCATCGCCGGTCTCGCTCCGCGACTCCTCGCCTCCTGA
- the dcd gene encoding dCTP deaminase: protein MLLSDRDISAELDQQRIQLEPYDPAMIQPSSIDVRLDRYFRLFDNHKYPFIDPAEDQPDLTHLIEVKPDEPFILHPGEFVLGSTFEAVSLPDDVAARLEGKSSLGRLGLLTHSTAGFIDPGFTGHVTLELSNVATLPIKLWPGMKIGQLCFFRLTSPSENPYGSAAYGSRYQAQRGPTASRSFQNFHRTDVSTTEAGSPGR, encoded by the coding sequence GTGCTTCTCTCCGACCGCGACATCAGTGCCGAACTCGATCAGCAGCGCATCCAGCTGGAGCCGTATGACCCGGCGATGATCCAGCCGTCGTCGATCGACGTGCGCCTCGACCGGTACTTCCGGCTGTTCGACAACCACAAGTACCCCTTCATCGACCCGGCGGAGGACCAGCCCGACCTCACGCACCTCATCGAGGTCAAGCCTGACGAGCCGTTCATCCTGCACCCGGGGGAGTTCGTGCTCGGCTCGACGTTCGAAGCGGTCAGCCTGCCCGACGACGTCGCCGCGCGCCTCGAGGGCAAGTCGTCGCTCGGCCGGCTCGGGCTGCTGACGCACTCGACCGCGGGCTTCATCGATCCCGGCTTCACGGGGCACGTCACGCTCGAGCTCTCGAACGTCGCGACCCTCCCGATCAAGCTGTGGCCGGGCATGAAGATCGGTCAGCTGTGCTTCTTCCGCCTCACGTCGCCGAGCGAGAACCCGTACGGCTCGGCCGCGTACGGCTCGCGCTACCAGGCGCAGCGCGGGCCGACGGCATCGCGTTCGTTCCAGAACTTCCACCGCACGGATGTCTCGACGACCGAAGCGGGATCGCCCGGCCGCTAG
- a CDS encoding arsenate-mycothiol transferase ArsC produces the protein MIETKPVVLFLCQHNAGRSQLGAALLEHLAADRFSVTSAGFDPAEVVNPAVAATVAELGVDISGRVPRSVTTADLEGADIVVLMKPGLPLPAVPRGEVLHWSFPNPEAWDVDSVRPLREAVAEKIRVGLLER, from the coding sequence ATGATCGAGACGAAGCCCGTCGTCCTGTTCCTCTGTCAGCACAATGCCGGGCGCTCCCAGCTCGGCGCAGCGCTGCTCGAACACCTCGCCGCCGATCGGTTCTCCGTCACCTCGGCCGGATTCGACCCCGCCGAGGTCGTCAACCCGGCCGTCGCCGCCACGGTCGCCGAGCTCGGCGTCGACATCTCCGGCCGCGTCCCGCGATCCGTGACCACTGCAGACCTCGAAGGAGCCGACATCGTCGTGCTCATGAAGCCCGGTCTGCCGTTGCCGGCCGTCCCGCGCGGAGAAGTGCTCCACTGGTCGTTCCCGAACCCGGAGGCCTGGGATGTGGACTCCGTCCGGCCCCTCCGCGAAGCCGTCGCCGAGAAGATCCGCGTCGGCCTCCTCGAGCGCTGA
- a CDS encoding ABC transporter permease: MSLHALGETRILTGRSLRHILRSPDTIITTAVTPIALLLLFVFVLGGAIDTGAGVSYVDYLLPGILLITIASGVAYTSYRLFLDLQGGIVERFQSMPIARSSVLWAHVLTSLAANLASIALVTGVALLMGFRTGASIAAWLAVAGILVLFTLALTWVAVIAGLSAKTVDGASAFSYPLIFLPFISSAFVPTESMPAPVAWFAENQPVTSIVDTIRALFAGQPDGGEIGVALAWLVGILIAASSIATLLYRRRVR; this comes from the coding sequence ATGAGTCTGCACGCCCTCGGGGAGACCCGGATTCTCACGGGCCGATCGCTCCGGCACATCCTGCGGAGCCCCGACACGATCATCACGACGGCGGTCACGCCGATCGCGCTCCTGCTGCTCTTCGTCTTCGTGCTCGGCGGGGCGATCGATACGGGCGCCGGCGTCTCGTACGTCGACTACCTGCTGCCCGGCATCCTGCTCATCACGATCGCGTCGGGCGTCGCGTACACGTCGTACCGCCTCTTCCTCGATCTGCAGGGCGGCATCGTCGAACGATTCCAGTCGATGCCGATCGCGCGGTCGAGCGTGCTGTGGGCGCACGTGCTCACGTCGCTCGCGGCGAACCTCGCCTCGATCGCTCTCGTCACGGGCGTCGCCCTGCTCATGGGGTTCCGCACGGGTGCATCGATCGCCGCGTGGCTCGCCGTCGCCGGCATCCTCGTGCTCTTCACCCTCGCTCTCACGTGGGTCGCGGTGATCGCCGGACTCTCGGCGAAGACCGTCGACGGCGCGAGTGCGTTCAGCTATCCGCTCATCTTCCTGCCGTTCATCAGTTCGGCGTTCGTGCCGACCGAGTCGATGCCCGCGCCCGTCGCATGGTTCGCCGAGAACCAGCCGGTGACGTCGATCGTCGACACGATCCGCGCGCTGTTCGCGGGGCAGCCCGACGGGGGAGAGATTGGGGTGGCCCTCGCGTGGCTCGTCGGCATCCTCATCGCCGCCAGTTCGATCGCGACGCTGCTGTACCGGCGACGCGTGCGCTGA
- a CDS encoding epoxide hydrolase family protein has product MEQFRWEVGEADLDELRRRAREARFPRPIGDAAAESGLTLDRLEALVARWGGDFDWRAVEGRLNEVPQFTTVIDGQLIHFARIEGVGTPRARRVPIIVFHGWPYSFIEMLPLAIELAGTEVDGVVFDVVVPSLPGYGPSAALDGAPFTGPVVAELMHSLMTDVLGYSRYLSYGEDVGSTTSDFLAALHPESVAGLIATHAAFPPPSRANDLTPVEQRWVDWHDGEWKRASAYAALQSTRPETLAVALSDSPAGLAAWIIEKLLAWSGPGDWWSDDELLTTASLYWFTGSIGSSFAAYRDYRLQPELPLVSVPVAVAVQHGERGFPRSYAERTYTDIRQWADLPTGGHFSAWQTPQLVAAEIRSFAVGHFDPVG; this is encoded by the coding sequence ATGGAGCAGTTTCGATGGGAGGTCGGCGAGGCCGACCTCGACGAGCTGAGGCGACGCGCCCGCGAGGCTCGGTTCCCTCGGCCGATCGGTGATGCGGCGGCCGAGAGCGGGCTTACGCTCGATCGGCTCGAAGCGCTCGTCGCGCGCTGGGGCGGCGACTTCGACTGGAGAGCGGTCGAGGGGCGCCTGAACGAGGTGCCTCAGTTCACCACGGTGATCGACGGGCAGCTCATTCACTTCGCTCGCATCGAGGGTGTCGGTACCCCTCGTGCCCGGCGCGTTCCGATCATCGTGTTCCACGGCTGGCCGTACTCGTTCATCGAGATGCTGCCGCTGGCCATCGAGCTCGCCGGCACTGAGGTCGATGGCGTCGTCTTCGACGTCGTCGTGCCTTCGCTCCCCGGCTACGGGCCCTCCGCAGCGCTCGACGGGGCGCCGTTCACCGGGCCCGTCGTCGCCGAGCTTATGCACTCGCTCATGACCGATGTACTCGGCTACTCGCGGTACCTCTCCTACGGCGAAGACGTGGGCTCGACGACGAGCGACTTCCTCGCTGCGCTCCACCCCGAATCCGTGGCCGGGCTCATCGCGACCCACGCGGCGTTCCCTCCGCCGTCGCGCGCAAACGACCTCACGCCCGTCGAGCAACGGTGGGTCGACTGGCACGACGGTGAATGGAAGCGCGCATCGGCGTATGCGGCGCTCCAATCGACACGGCCCGAGACGCTCGCCGTCGCACTCTCGGATTCACCGGCGGGCCTCGCCGCGTGGATCATCGAGAAACTCCTCGCGTGGTCGGGCCCGGGCGACTGGTGGTCCGATGACGAGCTTCTGACCACGGCATCCCTCTACTGGTTCACGGGCAGTATCGGCTCGTCGTTCGCGGCGTACCGCGATTATCGACTGCAGCCCGAGCTTCCGCTCGTCTCAGTGCCGGTCGCCGTCGCGGTGCAGCACGGCGAACGCGGGTTCCCCCGCAGCTACGCGGAACGCACGTACACCGACATCCGTCAGTGGGCCGATCTTCCCACAGGCGGCCACTTCTCGGCCTGGCAGACTCCGCAACTCGTCGCCGCCGAGATCCGTTCGTTCGCGGTCGGGCATTTCGACCCGGTCGGCTGA
- a CDS encoding PadR family transcriptional regulator codes for MAKQMTEMLKGTLEGVVLAILATKPAYGYDITARLRDQGFTDIVEGTVYALLIRIEQRGLVDVEKVPSEKGPPRKVYSLNAAGAEYLDEFWKTWAFLADRIEHLRGEVAATETEGE; via the coding sequence GTGGCGAAACAGATGACCGAGATGCTCAAGGGAACCCTTGAGGGCGTCGTGCTCGCGATCCTCGCGACGAAGCCGGCCTACGGGTACGACATCACCGCGCGGCTGCGCGACCAGGGCTTCACCGACATCGTCGAGGGCACCGTCTACGCGCTCCTCATCCGCATCGAGCAGCGCGGGCTCGTCGACGTCGAGAAGGTCCCCTCCGAGAAGGGCCCGCCCCGCAAGGTCTACTCGCTCAACGCGGCGGGCGCCGAGTACCTCGACGAGTTCTGGAAGACCTGGGCGTTCCTCGCCGACCGCATCGAACACCTCCGCGGCGAGGTCGCAGCCACCGAGACAGAAGGAGAATGA
- a CDS encoding ABC transporter ATP-binding protein: MTIETGPAISVRGIAKSFGEVDVLRGVDFDVAAGSIFALLGSNGAGKTTLVRILSTLLPADGGAATVVGFDTATDADEVRRAISLTGQFAAVDDVLSGRENLVLVARLRHLDDPGTIADALLARFELTEAGGRRVATYSGGMRRRLDIAMSLVGDPAVIFLDEPTTGLDPEARIEVWQTVRELASHGTTVLLTTQYLDEAEQLADRIAILHEGVIIQNGTLAELIALLPPARVEYVERKPSLEEVFLSLVGRSPASSVDESTKEDRS, encoded by the coding sequence ATGACGATCGAGACCGGGCCCGCCATCAGCGTGCGCGGCATCGCGAAGTCGTTCGGTGAGGTCGACGTGCTGCGCGGGGTCGACTTCGATGTCGCTGCTGGCAGCATCTTCGCTCTCCTCGGCTCGAACGGCGCGGGCAAGACGACGCTCGTGCGCATCCTCTCGACCCTCCTGCCCGCCGACGGTGGTGCGGCGACGGTCGTCGGGTTCGATACGGCGACGGATGCCGATGAGGTACGCCGCGCGATCAGCCTGACGGGTCAGTTCGCGGCCGTCGACGACGTGCTGAGCGGTCGCGAGAACCTCGTGCTCGTCGCGCGCCTCCGTCACCTCGACGATCCGGGCACGATCGCCGACGCCCTGCTCGCCCGTTTCGAGCTCACCGAAGCCGGAGGGCGCCGCGTCGCGACGTACTCGGGCGGCATGCGCCGACGTCTCGACATCGCCATGAGCCTCGTCGGCGACCCGGCGGTCATCTTCCTCGACGAGCCGACCACGGGCCTCGACCCCGAGGCGCGCATCGAGGTGTGGCAGACGGTGCGCGAGCTCGCCTCGCACGGCACGACCGTGCTCCTCACGACCCAGTACCTCGACGAGGCGGAACAGCTCGCCGATCGCATCGCGATCCTGCACGAGGGCGTCATCATCCAGAACGGCACGCTCGCCGAGCTCATCGCCCTGCTGCCGCCCGCGAGGGTCGAGTACGTCGAACGGAAGCCCTCGCTCGAAGAGGTCTTCCTCTCTCTCGTGGGTCGTTCGCCCGCGTCATCCGTCGACGAATCGACGAAGGAGGACAGATCATGA
- a CDS encoding FAD-dependent oxidoreductase produces MHLAVIGGSDAGISAALRARELDPSVDVTVVVADAYPNFSICGIPYYFSRDVHPWQSLAHRTHADLEATGMRLRLDTLATGIDVAGRKLTVVDERGTESTIAYDELMVGTGASPSTAGIAGLDALGAADGVHLLHSMGDTFALEEYLDARQPDTAVIVGAGYVGLEMAEALTTRGIRVTQVQRGPEVLSTLDPELGSLVHDELTRHGVDVVTGTRVERVSKTGGTLTVLGLRDGATFERTADLVLVVVGVRPNTSLLTDAGARTGAGGAAVVDEQMRTGLPHIWAAGDGIVTHHRLLGVTYLPLGTTSHKQGRVAGENAIGGDARFTGSLGTQVVKVFDLVAARTGLRDSEARAAGYAPRSNTAVADDHKAYYPGATPISIRITGNTDNGVLLGAQLVGSRGAEVAKRVDTYATALHHGMTVDAMSDLDLSYTPPLGSPWDAVQVAAQSWVRSTA; encoded by the coding sequence ATGCACCTCGCAGTCATCGGCGGAAGCGACGCCGGCATCTCCGCAGCTCTCCGAGCCCGTGAACTCGACCCGTCGGTCGACGTGACGGTCGTCGTCGCCGACGCCTACCCGAACTTCTCGATCTGCGGAATCCCCTACTACTTCTCGCGCGACGTCCACCCCTGGCAATCGCTCGCTCACCGCACCCACGCCGACCTCGAGGCGACAGGTATGCGTCTGCGCCTCGACACTCTCGCCACCGGCATCGATGTCGCCGGGCGGAAGCTCACCGTCGTCGACGAGCGAGGCACCGAGTCGACGATCGCCTACGACGAACTCATGGTCGGCACCGGAGCCTCGCCATCGACCGCCGGCATCGCAGGTCTCGACGCACTCGGCGCCGCCGACGGAGTACACCTGCTGCACTCGATGGGTGACACCTTCGCTCTCGAGGAGTACCTCGATGCGCGACAGCCCGACACCGCGGTCATCGTCGGCGCCGGCTACGTCGGGCTCGAGATGGCCGAGGCACTGACCACCCGAGGCATTCGGGTCACGCAGGTGCAACGCGGCCCCGAGGTGCTCTCCACTCTCGACCCGGAGCTCGGCAGCCTCGTGCACGACGAACTCACCCGGCATGGGGTCGACGTCGTGACCGGCACCCGCGTAGAACGCGTGTCGAAGACAGGCGGGACTCTCACCGTCTTGGGACTGCGCGACGGGGCCACTTTCGAGCGCACCGCAGACCTGGTGCTCGTCGTCGTCGGCGTCCGACCCAATACGAGCCTCCTGACCGACGCGGGCGCTCGGACCGGAGCCGGCGGAGCCGCCGTCGTCGACGAGCAGATGCGCACCGGACTGCCCCATATCTGGGCGGCCGGCGACGGAATCGTCACCCACCACCGGTTACTCGGCGTGACCTACCTTCCGCTCGGCACGACCTCGCACAAGCAGGGCCGCGTCGCCGGCGAGAACGCCATCGGCGGAGATGCCCGATTCACCGGGAGCCTCGGCACCCAGGTCGTGAAGGTCTTCGATCTCGTCGCCGCGCGTACCGGTCTGCGCGACAGCGAAGCGCGTGCCGCGGGGTACGCGCCGCGCAGCAATACGGCCGTCGCCGATGACCACAAGGCGTACTACCCGGGGGCGACGCCCATCAGCATCCGCATCACGGGCAATACCGACAACGGCGTGCTGCTCGGCGCACAACTCGTGGGCTCTCGCGGGGCCGAGGTCGCGAAGCGTGTCGACACCTACGCCACCGCCCTGCACCACGGCATGACCGTCGACGCGATGAGCGATCTCGACCTCTCGTACACCCCGCCGCTCGGCTCGCCCTGGGACGCCGTGCAGGTCGCCGCGCAGTCCTGGGTGCGGAGCACGGCATGA
- a CDS encoding DUF1048 domain-containing protein, with amino-acid sequence MAAKWIEALTGSLEQKKQYKQAVARIEALPTPYRETAKALNRYLMYYGGVTDGDTIVTMFLDHADLWERAAVDETPVRDIVADDPVEFAESFARAYAGAQWIDKERARLTAAIDAAVGDASGGEPS; translated from the coding sequence ATGGCAGCGAAATGGATCGAAGCGCTCACCGGATCGCTCGAGCAGAAGAAGCAGTACAAGCAGGCCGTCGCCCGCATCGAGGCCCTCCCCACGCCCTACCGCGAGACCGCGAAGGCGCTCAACCGCTACCTCATGTACTACGGCGGTGTGACCGACGGCGACACGATCGTGACGATGTTCCTCGATCACGCCGACCTGTGGGAGCGCGCGGCCGTCGACGAGACCCCCGTCCGCGACATCGTCGCTGACGATCCCGTCGAGTTCGCCGAGTCGTTCGCGCGAGCATACGCCGGCGCGCAGTGGATCGACAAGGAACGCGCCCGCCTGACCGCTGCCATCGACGCGGCCGTCGGGGATGCCTCGGGAGGCGAACCGTCATGA